From the genome of Campylobacter concisus, one region includes:
- a CDS encoding type III pantothenate kinase → MILCNIGNTNATFLEDGKISRMKISEFKSYKPEKKVYFISVNDEILNILKDNKMFVDLEPFFTIDTIYQGLGVDRIAACYSINNGVIVDAGSAITVDIMANSIHLGGYILPGISSMLNAYKSISPRLDITINSQIDIDALPQKTADAVSYGIIKPIITLLDKLAGDKKVYFTGGDGDFLSKFFKNAICDKMLVFRAMQKLITEKKDMII, encoded by the coding sequence ATGATTTTGTGTAATATAGGCAATACTAACGCTACATTTTTAGAAGATGGCAAAATCTCACGTATGAAAATTTCTGAGTTTAAAAGCTATAAGCCAGAAAAAAAAGTATATTTTATATCCGTAAATGATGAAATTTTAAATATTTTAAAAGATAATAAGATGTTTGTGGATCTAGAACCATTTTTTACTATTGATACGATATATCAGGGTCTAGGAGTAGATAGAATCGCAGCATGTTACTCTATAAATAATGGCGTAATCGTTGATGCTGGAAGCGCCATAACAGTTGACATTATGGCAAATTCTATCCATCTTGGAGGATATATCTTGCCAGGCATTTCAAGTATGCTAAACGCCTACAAAAGTATCTCGCCACGACTTGATATTACTATAAATTCACAAATTGACATAGATGCACTACCACAAAAAACAGCTGATGCCGTGAGTTATGGCATTATTAAACCGATAATAACTCTACTAGATAAGCTAGCCGGTGATAAAAAAGTCTATTTTACTGGTGGAGATGGCGATTTTTTGTCAAAATTTTTTAAAAATGCTATTTGCGACAAGATGCTAGTTTTTCGTGCCATGCAAAAGCTAATAACTGAAAAGAAAGATATGATAATATGA
- the hisG gene encoding ATP phosphoribosyltransferase: MITVALPKGRIAEATLEIFRKIFGSSFLFEDRKLILEEGNFRFLMVRNQDIPTYVTEGAADIGVVGLDVLEEHKPNVVRLLDLKIGQCKVCIGIKNDSELDLNQPELKIATKMPNITRNYFTKQAVAVKIIKLYGSIELAPLVGLSDAIVDVVETGSTMKQNGLKIAGDIMQSSAYLIANKNSFIIKKDEILELYKKIKEEI, from the coding sequence ATGATAACAGTAGCACTACCAAAGGGAAGAATAGCCGAGGCAACACTAGAAATTTTTAGAAAAATTTTTGGTTCAAGTTTTTTATTTGAAGATAGAAAATTAATCCTTGAAGAAGGAAATTTTAGATTTTTAATGGTTCGCAACCAAGATATCCCAACTTATGTCACTGAAGGTGCAGCTGATATTGGTGTAGTGGGGCTTGACGTACTTGAAGAGCACAAGCCAAACGTTGTAAGACTACTGGATTTAAAAATCGGACAGTGTAAAGTTTGCATTGGTATAAAAAACGACTCTGAACTAGATCTAAACCAGCCAGAGCTAAAAATAGCCACAAAAATGCCAAATATAACAAGAAATTATTTTACAAAACAAGCCGTAGCTGTAAAGATCATCAAGCTTTATGGCTCGATCGAACTTGCACCATTAGTTGGCTTAAGCGACGCGATAGTTGATGTAGTCGAGACTGGCTCAACCATGAAACAAAATGGGCTAAAGATCGCTGGTGATATCATGCAAAGCTCAGCTTATCTAATAGCAAATAAAAATAGCTTTATTATTAAAAAAGATGAGATTTTAGAGCTTTATAAAAAAATCAAAGAGGAAATTTAA
- a CDS encoding ABC transporter ATP-binding protein: MEILRASNLGFAYDYTLFNNINLTLNQKQSIAITGVSGCGKSTLLHILSTLLKPNFGKVVYQDRSIYELSQNELLAIRRLHFGIIFQSHYLFKGFSAYENIELASILSGENIEKNDLKALKISSVINQKVGELSGGQQQRVSIARVLTKKPKIIFADEPTGNLDKQTANEVMQVLFDYINENNAALVLVTHDNDLAAKCDNSYKLDNKELVQIS; encoded by the coding sequence ATGGAAATTTTAAGAGCGTCTAATCTAGGCTTTGCGTATGATTATACGCTCTTTAATAATATAAATTTAACTCTCAATCAAAAACAAAGCATCGCGATAACCGGCGTTAGTGGTTGTGGCAAATCAACACTTTTACACATACTTTCGACACTTTTAAAGCCAAATTTTGGTAAGGTTGTCTATCAAGATAGATCGATCTATGAGCTTTCTCAAAACGAGCTTTTGGCCATTAGAAGGCTTCATTTTGGCATTATTTTCCAGTCACACTATCTTTTTAAAGGATTTAGTGCTTATGAAAATATCGAGCTTGCAAGCATCTTATCTGGCGAAAATATAGAAAAAAATGATCTTAAAGCGCTTAAAATTTCAAGTGTGATAAATCAAAAAGTTGGCGAGCTAAGCGGCGGCCAGCAGCAGCGTGTGAGTATCGCTAGAGTGCTTACTAAAAAGCCAAAGATCATCTTTGCAGACGAGCCAACGGGCAACCTTGATAAGCAGACGGCAAATGAAGTGATGCAAGTTTTATTTGACTATATAAATGAAAATAACGCTGCCCTTGTTCTAGTTACTCACGACAACGATCTAGCCGCTAAATGCGACAATTCATACAAGCTTGATAACAAAGAGCTTGTGCAAATTTCTTAA
- the tsf gene encoding translation elongation factor Ts, with translation MEITAQMVKELRESTGAGMMDCKKALGEANGDMEKAVDILREKGLGQAAKKADRLASEGLVSVEVCSKCKKATISEINSETDFVARNPQFQALAKDATAHIQSSGIKTVEELNASTLNGVKFEDYFKTQIATIGENLVVRRFETIIADDKGVVNGYVHSNGRVGVLIGAACESAEVANKAADFIRNLCMHAAAMKPSVISYKDLDKDFVEKEFIALRAELEKENEELKRLGKPLHHIPEYASRCQIGEAELAKATKAIEEELKAEGKPEKIWDKIIPGKIERFYADNTVLDQRLTLLGQFYVMDDKKTIEQVIEEKSKELGGKIEIVKYVRFELGEGLEKKVDDFAAEVAAQIG, from the coding sequence ATGGAAATAACTGCACAAATGGTAAAAGAGCTCCGCGAATCAACCGGAGCTGGCATGATGGACTGCAAAAAGGCACTTGGCGAAGCAAATGGTGACATGGAAAAAGCTGTTGACATCCTTCGCGAAAAAGGCCTAGGCCAAGCTGCTAAAAAGGCTGACCGCCTTGCAAGCGAAGGCTTGGTAAGTGTTGAAGTTTGCTCAAAATGCAAAAAAGCAACTATCAGTGAGATCAACTCTGAAACTGACTTCGTTGCTAGAAACCCACAGTTTCAAGCACTTGCAAAAGACGCAACAGCTCACATCCAATCAAGCGGCATAAAAACAGTTGAAGAGCTAAATGCGAGCACTTTAAATGGTGTTAAATTTGAAGATTATTTCAAAACTCAGATCGCAACTATCGGTGAAAATCTTGTAGTGCGCCGCTTTGAGACTATTATTGCTGATGATAAAGGCGTGGTAAATGGCTATGTTCACTCAAATGGTCGTGTTGGTGTACTTATCGGTGCAGCTTGCGAAAGCGCAGAAGTTGCAAATAAAGCAGCTGATTTTATAAGAAATTTATGTATGCATGCAGCTGCTATGAAGCCAAGCGTTATAAGCTATAAAGACCTTGATAAAGATTTTGTTGAGAAAGAATTTATCGCACTTCGTGCTGAGCTTGAAAAAGAAAATGAAGAGCTAAAACGCTTAGGCAAGCCACTTCATCACATCCCTGAGTATGCTAGCCGCTGCCAGATAGGCGAGGCAGAGCTTGCAAAAGCTACAAAAGCGATCGAAGAAGAGCTAAAAGCTGAGGGCAAACCTGAGAAAATTTGGGACAAGATCATCCCTGGTAAGATCGAGAGATTTTATGCTGATAACACAGTGCTTGACCAACGCCTCACACTTTTAGGCCAGTTTTATGTAATGGACGATAAAAAGACTATTGAACAAGTTATTGAAGAAAAAAGCAAAGAGCTTGGTGGCAAGATCGAGATCGTAAAATACGTTCGTTTTGAACTTGGCGAAGGCTTAGAGAAAAAAGTAGATGACTTTGCTGCAGAAGTTGCTGCTCAAATAGGCTAA
- the rpsB gene encoding 30S ribosomal protein S2, protein MVTMRDLLECGVHFGHQTRRWNPKMKKFIFGERKGIYIIDLQKTIRYFRYTYNIVRDAAAEGKSVLFVGTKKQAIDAIKEYAEKCGMPYVNHRWLGGMMTNFGTIRQSIRKLEVIETMEEDGSINLLTKKEALMLRRKKEKLIATLGGIRNMKSLPDMIFVVDTVKEKIAVQEANRLKIPVVAPIDTNCDPDVVDYPIPGNDDAIRSVQLFCQEMAEAINEGKSLLEQDGGEQAAGEEVSQDEKDAVVAEAMSEEDFGEDEE, encoded by the coding sequence ATGGTAACTATGAGAGATTTATTAGAGTGTGGCGTACATTTTGGTCACCAAACACGCCGCTGGAATCCAAAGATGAAAAAATTTATCTTTGGCGAGAGAAAAGGTATCTATATTATAGATCTACAAAAGACTATCCGCTATTTCCGCTACACTTACAACATTGTTCGTGACGCAGCTGCTGAAGGTAAGTCAGTGCTATTTGTTGGTACTAAAAAACAAGCTATCGATGCTATCAAAGAGTACGCTGAAAAATGTGGAATGCCTTATGTGAATCACCGCTGGTTAGGTGGTATGATGACAAACTTTGGTACTATCCGCCAGTCTATCCGCAAACTAGAAGTTATCGAAACTATGGAAGAAGATGGTTCGATAAATTTGTTAACTAAAAAAGAGGCTTTAATGCTTCGCCGCAAAAAAGAGAAGCTTATCGCAACTCTTGGTGGTATCCGCAATATGAAAAGCCTACCTGATATGATATTTGTTGTTGATACAGTTAAAGAAAAAATCGCTGTTCAAGAGGCAAACCGCCTAAAAATTCCAGTTGTAGCACCTATTGATACAAACTGCGATCCTGATGTTGTCGACTATCCGATCCCAGGAAATGACGATGCTATCCGCTCTGTTCAGCTTTTCTGCCAAGAGATGGCTGAAGCGATCAACGAAGGCAAATCACTTCTTGAGCAAGATGGTGGCGAGCAAGCTGCTGGCGAAGAAGTAAGCCAAGATGAGAAAGATGCAGTTGTAGCTGAGGCTATGAGTGAAGAAGACTTTGGCGAGGACGAAGAGTAA
- a CDS encoding acetyltransferase has product MPYENFKSKNPLVLKITTNARKFGVETLQNEEFVSILLNVKKLKISSEQRQTMAEIFAKLIKIEEDSQLSK; this is encoded by the coding sequence ATGCCTTACGAAAACTTTAAATCAAAAAATCCTCTTGTGCTAAAAATCACTACAAACGCAAGAAAATTTGGCGTAGAAACGCTACAAAATGAGGAGTTTGTAAGCATTCTTTTAAATGTTAAGAAGCTTAAAATTTCATCCGAACAAAGACAAACAATGGCAGAAATTTTTGCTAAGTTAATAAAAATCGAAGAAGACTCGCAATTAAGTAAATAA
- a CDS encoding DUF4198 domain-containing protein, producing the protein MKIGRILTAIMLTGAFCMVQAHMFWVDGANDEKLGKFIANMGYSDDFPKLEPIMAERVHLFAPITVISKDGSKKKLTQSGENYRYEGERLDKGTYILLAQQNPMYSLKKRSDGKWLIDKTKLDLKDLSDIQICRLMTITSKRVLNLGEINDFVTKPIGVKIEIVPLQNPAEFRVDKPFKLQVFADGKPLKRAKLTGTFTGFLDHKHAFHGVADEQGITEVLALRPGFWVFEVIYERPYPDATKCDKETLKTTLSFEIKE; encoded by the coding sequence ATGAAAATAGGTAGAATTTTGACCGCCATTATGTTAACGGGAGCCTTTTGTATGGTGCAAGCACATATGTTTTGGGTAGATGGAGCTAATGATGAAAAGCTAGGAAAATTTATCGCAAACATGGGTTATAGCGATGATTTTCCAAAGCTAGAGCCTATTATGGCCGAACGCGTCCATCTTTTTGCGCCAATTACTGTAATAAGTAAAGATGGTAGCAAAAAGAAGCTTACACAAAGTGGCGAGAACTACCGCTACGAGGGCGAAAGATTAGACAAAGGCACATATATTTTACTAGCACAGCAAAATCCTATGTATTCGCTTAAAAAACGTAGTGATGGCAAGTGGCTAATAGACAAAACTAAGCTTGATCTAAAGGATCTAAGCGATATACAGATTTGCCGGCTGATGACGATAACGTCTAAGAGAGTCTTAAATTTAGGTGAAATAAACGACTTCGTAACTAAACCTATTGGAGTTAAAATCGAGATCGTACCGCTACAAAACCCAGCGGAATTTAGAGTAGATAAGCCTTTTAAATTACAGGTTTTTGCTGATGGAAAGCCGCTAAAGCGAGCTAAACTAACTGGTACTTTTACTGGGTTTTTAGACCATAAGCACGCGTTTCATGGTGTGGCTGATGAGCAAGGCATCACTGAAGTGTTAGCTCTAAGGCCAGGTTTTTGGGTATTTGAGGTGATTTATGAAAGACCTTATCCAGATGCTACGAAGTGTGACAAAGAGACGTTAAAAACGACACTTAGTTTTGAGATAAAAGAATAA
- a CDS encoding polyphenol oxidase family protein, which translates to MRKNLEIVFDKNGVLAGFTNRFGGVSEGIFESLNLADHVGDDPLMVAQNRKILATALGIMPVNLKFMSQIHSNRVEILQDFNDDLLPCDGVITSLKGVALCVLVADCAPVLIIDEYLGVVAAVHAGRAGVTSKICTNAVGLMTSEFGCRANNLCVFIGANIKVQNYEVGKLDLGEFNRYKNDGKFDINAALLDEFAKLGVEQISLDPRCTFERDELFSYRKQSRTGRFCGFVMNRATSVNTKK; encoded by the coding sequence ATGCGTAAAAATTTAGAGATCGTCTTTGATAAAAATGGCGTATTAGCTGGCTTTACAAATAGATTTGGCGGTGTGAGTGAGGGCATTTTTGAGAGCTTAAATTTAGCAGATCATGTTGGCGATGATCCGCTAATGGTCGCACAAAATCGTAAAATTTTAGCAACAGCACTTGGCATTATGCCTGTTAATTTAAAATTTATGAGCCAAATCCACTCAAATCGAGTGGAAATTTTGCAAGATTTTAACGATGATCTACTTCCGTGTGATGGTGTAATAACATCATTAAAAGGTGTGGCGCTTTGCGTCTTAGTCGCTGACTGCGCGCCTGTTTTGATAATAGATGAATATCTTGGCGTAGTCGCAGCTGTGCATGCGGGACGCGCAGGTGTTACTAGTAAAATTTGCACAAATGCAGTGGGGCTGATGACGAGTGAGTTTGGTTGCCGTGCGAATAATTTATGCGTGTTTATAGGCGCAAATATCAAAGTGCAAAACTACGAAGTAGGCAAGCTAGATCTAGGTGAATTTAACCGATATAAAAATGATGGAAAATTTGATATAAACGCAGCTTTATTAGACGAATTTGCTAAGCTTGGAGTAGAGCAAATATCGCTAGATCCTCGTTGTACTTTTGAGAGAGATGAATTATTCTCATACCGCAAACAGAGTAGGACCGGGCGTTTTTGCGGATTTGTGATGAATAGAGCCACATCGGTAAATACTAAAAAATAA
- a CDS encoding riboflavin synthase, with protein MFNGLIREFAQVVSYSQNILRLKANFRPNLGDSIAVNGTCLSVIKLHEDGFSLELSAESRANIAVENLKERVHIEPAMKLGDRVDGHLMQGHIDFIGKISNIKKNENGVDFYIDLPREAMSLMSNKGSVGVEGVSLTINEILPKGIRLTIIPITFRDSLFGTFKVGRRVNIESDLLARYVARQLFCKQDSGLSWDDVERISSLY; from the coding sequence ATGTTTAATGGCTTGATTCGTGAGTTCGCACAGGTTGTTAGTTATTCACAAAATATTTTAAGGCTAAAGGCAAATTTTCGTCCAAATTTAGGCGATAGCATTGCTGTAAATGGTACTTGCCTGAGCGTAATAAAGCTGCATGAAGATGGCTTTAGCTTGGAGCTAAGCGCAGAGAGTAGGGCAAATATCGCGGTTGAAAATTTAAAAGAAAGAGTGCATATCGAGCCAGCGATGAAGCTAGGAGACCGAGTAGATGGGCATTTGATGCAAGGACATATCGATTTTATCGGTAAAATTTCAAATATCAAAAAGAATGAGAATGGGGTTGATTTTTACATCGACTTGCCGCGCGAGGCTATGAGTTTGATGTCAAATAAAGGCTCAGTGGGCGTAGAGGGCGTGAGTCTAACCATAAATGAAATTTTGCCAAAGGGTATAAGGCTTACAATCATACCGATTACATTTAGAGATAGTCTTTTTGGCACTTTCAAGGTTGGTAGACGCGTAAATATCGAAAGCGATCTTTTGGCTCGCTACGTAGCTAGGCAGCTTTTTTGTAAGCAAGATAGTGGCCTTAGTTGGGACGATGTCGAGCGAATTTCTAGCCTTTACTAG